Proteins co-encoded in one Stenotrophomonas maltophilia genomic window:
- the radC gene encoding RadC family protein, whose translation MPIRDWPEQERPREKLLAHGAALLSDAELLALFLGSGSGGRDAVHTARDLLAAHGPLRQLLDRPARDLARLPGLGPARSCTLAAGLELAHRYLAAELQHGEPVGNNPVAVGRYLQHRLRGQAREIFMVLFLDNRHRLIACEELFQGTINAAPVYPREVVRRALLHNAAAVILSHNHPSGDPEPSSADTRITDELQQALALVDVRLLDHFVVGEGRPVSFAERGLLAQPQPRLFG comes from the coding sequence ATGCCCATCCGCGACTGGCCCGAACAGGAACGACCCCGCGAGAAACTGCTCGCGCACGGCGCTGCCCTGCTGTCCGATGCTGAATTGCTGGCGCTGTTCCTCGGCTCCGGGTCCGGCGGCCGCGATGCCGTGCACACCGCGCGCGATCTGCTCGCCGCGCATGGCCCGTTGCGGCAGCTGCTTGACCGCCCGGCCCGCGACCTGGCGCGGCTGCCCGGCCTGGGTCCGGCACGCAGCTGCACGCTGGCGGCCGGCCTGGAGCTGGCCCACCGCTACCTGGCCGCCGAACTGCAGCACGGCGAACCCGTCGGCAACAACCCGGTCGCGGTCGGCCGCTACCTGCAGCACCGGCTGCGCGGCCAGGCCCGGGAGATCTTCATGGTGCTGTTCCTGGACAACCGGCACCGCCTGATCGCCTGCGAGGAACTGTTCCAGGGCACCATCAACGCGGCCCCGGTGTACCCGCGCGAAGTGGTACGGCGGGCCCTGCTGCACAACGCCGCAGCGGTGATCCTCAGCCACAACCACCCGTCCGGCGATCCGGAACCCTCCAGTGCTGACACCCGCATCACCGACGAGCTGCAGCAGGCGCTGGCGCTGGTGGACGTGCGCCTGCTGGACCACTTCGTGGTGGGTGAGGGGCGGCCTGTTTCGTTTGCTGAACGAGGGCTGCTGGCCCAGCCACAACCGCGCCTGTTCGGCTGA
- the coaBC gene encoding bifunctional phosphopantothenoylcysteine decarboxylase/phosphopantothenate--cysteine ligase CoaBC — MADSPNASPAPARALEGQKLLLCVGGGIAAYKALELVRRLRDAGAQVQVAMTAGAQQFVTPLSFQALSGQPTRTTLWDSAAEQAMGHIELARWADRIVVAPGTADLLARLAQGHADDLVSTLCLASTAPLTICPAMNHRMWLHPATQANIALLRQRGAQVIGPVDGPLAEGESGPGRLAEPGDIVAALAANGRAASAVAAPETRALQGLRLLVSAGPTYEDLDPVRYVGNRSSGKMGFALAAAAAAMGAQVVLVSGPVQLPTPPGVQRIDVRSAAQMRDAVLQALPADIYIGAAAVSDYTPRQVAAQKLKKTADSQSLVIELVRTPDILAEVAAQTQSLKLVVGFAAETHDVEKYARGKLVDKRLDLVIANQVGISGGGFESDNNAATAFWQDGEQNFPATSKRELAEQLLALIARRLQA; from the coding sequence GTGGCTGACTCCCCCAACGCTTCCCCGGCGCCGGCCCGCGCGCTGGAAGGCCAGAAACTGTTGTTGTGCGTCGGAGGCGGGATCGCGGCCTACAAGGCTCTGGAGCTGGTGCGGCGGCTGCGCGACGCCGGCGCCCAGGTACAGGTGGCGATGACCGCCGGTGCCCAGCAGTTCGTCACCCCGCTCAGCTTCCAGGCCCTGTCCGGGCAGCCGACCCGCACCACGCTGTGGGACAGCGCGGCCGAACAGGCCATGGGCCATATCGAACTGGCGCGCTGGGCCGATCGTATCGTGGTCGCCCCGGGTACCGCCGATCTGCTCGCGCGGCTGGCCCAGGGCCATGCCGATGACCTGGTCAGCACGCTGTGCCTGGCCAGCACCGCACCGCTGACGATCTGCCCGGCGATGAACCATCGCATGTGGCTGCATCCGGCCACCCAGGCCAACATCGCCCTGCTGCGCCAGCGCGGCGCGCAGGTGATCGGTCCGGTCGATGGCCCGCTGGCCGAAGGTGAATCCGGTCCCGGCCGTCTGGCCGAACCGGGCGACATCGTGGCCGCGCTGGCCGCCAACGGCCGCGCGGCCTCAGCGGTTGCCGCGCCGGAAACCCGCGCACTGCAGGGCCTGCGCCTGCTGGTCAGCGCCGGCCCGACCTACGAAGATCTGGACCCGGTGCGCTACGTCGGCAACCGCAGCAGCGGCAAGATGGGGTTCGCCCTGGCCGCCGCGGCCGCGGCGATGGGCGCACAGGTGGTGCTGGTCAGTGGCCCGGTGCAACTGCCCACGCCGCCTGGCGTGCAGCGCATCGATGTGCGCTCGGCCGCGCAGATGCGCGATGCCGTGCTGCAGGCGCTGCCGGCCGACATCTACATCGGTGCAGCGGCGGTATCGGACTACACGCCGCGCCAGGTGGCCGCGCAGAAGCTGAAGAAGACCGCCGACAGCCAGTCGCTGGTGATTGAGCTGGTGCGCACGCCGGACATCCTGGCCGAAGTCGCCGCGCAGACCCAGTCGCTGAAACTGGTGGTGGGCTTTGCCGCCGAGACCCACGATGTGGAGAAATATGCCCGTGGCAAGCTGGTCGACAAGCGCCTGGACCTGGTGATCGCCAACCAGGTCGGCATCAGCGGCGGCGGTTTCGAAAGCGACAACAATGCCGCCACGGCCTTCTGGCAGGACGGCGAACAGAACTTCCCGGCCACCTCCAAGCGCGAGCTGGCCGAACAACTGCTGGCGCTGATCGCGCGGAGGCTTCAGGCATGA
- a CDS encoding phosphomannomutase/phosphoglucomutase, whose amino-acid sequence MSGIGEEQRGRSLGRGAPLLGVLLVLLAGWFGWSAVQQWRQEANGQALEQARDQAVQGLQQAAAGQVQQLQQHLNNDRVQQALQAGDAAAAALALRESWTGVEQVEVLTSDLATAYADPAAFGYARLALLEAALAEGKPGVRVVRDGGGNRLGLAAPVQLGNLGPAVVYVRQPLLRLTSALDQASAPSSGFLGLRQGVRDLVSQGNASLAEGAEALARPIPGTPLRLAASVPSVEAGPLGLGALASAIVALLLAFIAVLLVVGRHRLPASLPLPRRASAVEADLGPTLSESLQQSPPPAASTANRDATPPPPPPVPAEELAAGIFRAYDIRGVTGSELTPKTAALIGQAIGTVALEQGLREVVIGRDGRLSGPELAAGLAEGLRRAGCAVIDIGLAPTPVVYYAAFHLRTGTCVAVTGSHNPPEYNGFKIVIGGETLSGDAITDLYARIVEGRLVQATEPGDYQQRDVSADYIQRIADDVQLDRPLKVVADAGNGVAGAFAPQLLEAIGAEVIPLYCDVDGTFPNHHPDPSEPANLEDLVQTVKRFGADLGVAFDGDGDRLGVVTGEGRIIYADRLLMLFAADVLMRNPGAMVIYDVKCTGKLSDHVLRNGGSPLMWKTGHSLMKAKMRETDAELAGEMSGHFFFKERWFGFDDGLYAAARLLEILAQREETPDEVLAELPEMVATPELKVPVADGTPHALVAMLVAAAQSPDNPYVGGRLSTIDGLRVDFPDGWGLVRASNTTPVLVLRFEGSDEAALERIQALFRSQLQPVLGDTPLGF is encoded by the coding sequence ATGAGCGGCATCGGGGAGGAACAGCGGGGACGGTCATTGGGGCGCGGCGCTCCCCTTCTGGGGGTGTTGCTGGTCCTGCTGGCAGGCTGGTTCGGTTGGAGCGCGGTGCAGCAGTGGCGCCAGGAGGCCAACGGCCAGGCGCTGGAGCAGGCGCGTGACCAGGCCGTGCAGGGGCTGCAGCAGGCCGCCGCTGGCCAGGTGCAGCAGCTGCAGCAGCACCTCAACAACGATCGCGTCCAGCAGGCGCTGCAGGCCGGTGATGCGGCCGCCGCCGCCCTGGCCCTGCGCGAGAGCTGGACCGGCGTGGAACAGGTGGAGGTGCTGACCTCCGACCTGGCGACCGCCTATGCCGATCCGGCGGCCTTCGGTTATGCCCGCCTGGCCCTGCTGGAGGCCGCGCTGGCCGAAGGCAAGCCCGGCGTACGGGTGGTCCGCGACGGCGGTGGCAACCGGCTGGGCCTGGCCGCGCCGGTACAGCTGGGTAACCTCGGCCCGGCCGTGGTGTATGTGCGCCAGCCGCTGCTGCGGCTGACCTCGGCGCTGGACCAGGCGAGTGCGCCGTCCAGCGGTTTCCTCGGCCTGCGCCAGGGCGTGCGCGATCTGGTCAGCCAGGGCAATGCCAGCCTGGCCGAAGGTGCCGAAGCACTGGCGCGTCCCATTCCAGGAACGCCGCTGCGGCTGGCCGCGTCGGTGCCCAGCGTCGAGGCCGGGCCGCTGGGCCTGGGCGCGCTGGCCAGCGCCATCGTTGCCCTGTTGCTGGCGTTCATCGCCGTATTGCTGGTGGTGGGGCGCCATCGCCTGCCGGCGTCGCTGCCGCTGCCGCGCCGCGCCTCGGCGGTCGAGGCCGACCTGGGCCCGACGCTGAGCGAAAGCCTGCAGCAGTCCCCGCCGCCGGCGGCCAGCACGGCCAACCGTGATGCCACCCCGCCGCCGCCGCCGCCGGTGCCGGCTGAAGAGCTGGCGGCGGGAATCTTCCGTGCCTACGACATCCGCGGCGTGACCGGCAGCGAACTGACGCCGAAGACCGCCGCGCTGATCGGCCAGGCCATCGGTACCGTGGCGCTGGAACAGGGGCTGCGCGAAGTGGTGATCGGCCGTGATGGCCGCCTGTCCGGCCCGGAGCTGGCGGCGGGCCTGGCCGAAGGGCTGCGCCGCGCCGGCTGCGCGGTGATCGACATCGGCCTGGCACCGACCCCGGTGGTGTACTACGCCGCCTTCCACCTGCGTACTGGCACCTGCGTGGCCGTGACCGGCAGCCACAACCCGCCCGAGTACAACGGCTTCAAGATTGTCATCGGCGGCGAGACGCTGTCCGGCGATGCCATCACCGATCTCTACGCACGCATCGTCGAGGGTCGCCTGGTGCAGGCCACCGAACCGGGTGACTACCAGCAGCGCGACGTCAGCGCCGATTACATCCAGCGCATTGCCGATGACGTGCAGCTGGATCGTCCGCTGAAGGTCGTCGCCGATGCCGGCAACGGTGTGGCCGGTGCATTTGCGCCGCAGCTGCTGGAGGCGATCGGTGCCGAAGTCATTCCGCTGTACTGCGATGTCGACGGCACCTTCCCCAACCATCACCCCGACCCCAGCGAACCGGCCAACCTGGAAGACCTGGTGCAGACGGTGAAGCGCTTTGGCGCCGACCTCGGCGTGGCCTTCGATGGCGATGGTGACCGGCTGGGCGTGGTCACCGGCGAAGGCAGGATCATCTATGCCGACCGCCTGCTGATGCTGTTCGCCGCCGATGTGCTGATGCGCAACCCCGGTGCGATGGTGATCTACGATGTGAAATGCACCGGCAAGCTGTCCGACCACGTGCTGCGCAATGGTGGCAGCCCGTTGATGTGGAAGACCGGGCATTCGCTGATGAAGGCGAAGATGCGCGAGACCGATGCCGAGCTGGCCGGCGAGATGAGCGGCCATTTCTTCTTCAAGGAACGCTGGTTCGGTTTCGACGACGGCCTGTATGCGGCGGCACGCCTGCTGGAGATCCTGGCCCAGCGCGAGGAAACCCCGGACGAGGTGCTGGCCGAGCTGCCGGAGATGGTGGCGACGCCAGAACTGAAGGTGCCGGTGGCCGACGGGACACCGCACGCGCTGGTGGCGATGCTGGTGGCGGCTGCGCAATCGCCGGACAACCCCTACGTGGGGGGCCGGCTGTCGACCATCGACGGCCTGCGTGTGGACTTCCCCGACGGCTGGGGCCTGGTGCGTGCCTCCAACACCACGCCGGTGCTGGTGCTGCGCTTTGAAGGTAGCGACGAGGCTGCACTGGAACGCATCCAGGCCCTGTTCCGCAGCCAGCTGCAACCGGTGCTGGGCGACACCCCGCTGGGGTTCTGA
- the dut gene encoding dUTP diphosphatase has protein sequence MTQAVSTPAFSPQPLQVKLLDPRFGDSWPLPAYATEASAGIDLRAALDTALTLQPGDTALVPSGLAIHIADPHLCAVILPRSGLGHRHGIVLGNGTGLIDADYQGPLLISVWNRGREAFTVEPGDRIAQLVVVPIARVSLQVVDTFTDSVRGTGGFGHTGVR, from the coding sequence ATGACCCAGGCGGTATCCACACCGGCATTTTCCCCGCAGCCGTTGCAGGTCAAGCTGCTCGACCCGCGTTTCGGCGACAGCTGGCCGTTGCCGGCCTACGCCACCGAAGCCAGCGCCGGCATAGACCTGCGTGCGGCGCTGGACACCGCGCTGACCCTGCAGCCTGGCGACACCGCGCTGGTGCCCAGTGGCCTGGCCATCCATATTGCCGATCCGCACCTGTGCGCGGTCATCCTGCCGCGTTCCGGGCTGGGCCATCGCCACGGCATCGTGCTCGGCAACGGTACCGGCCTGATCGATGCCGATTACCAGGGGCCGCTGCTGATCAGCGTGTGGAACCGCGGCCGCGAAGCCTTCACCGTCGAGCCGGGTGATCGCATCGCCCAGCTGGTGGTCGTGCCCATTGCCCGCGTCAGCCTGCAGGTGGTGGATACTTTCACCGACAGCGTGCGGGGCACGGGTGGATTCGGCCATACCGGGGTGCGTTGA
- a CDS encoding sensor histidine kinase, with translation MTDVRTRQADALVEGLQREAGGKLTVFLGAAPGVGKTYTMLTRAQEQLRRGVDLVVGLVETHGRADTQALLEGLPQLPLKDVAYHGHALQEMDLDAVLARRPALVLVDELAHRNAPGSRHERRWQDVMELLDAGIDVWTTVNIQHLESLNDVVMRITGVRVSETVPDGVLDRLHDIVLVDLPPRELIARLQQGKVYVPEQAAQALQAFFSPANLTALRELAMQEAADRVDSSLRETRAARGEGNLPLRRGVLVAIDGGGQSEYLVRVARRIAERRDAPWTVVTVQSRRQDEATRREIDAAFALARRLGGDAELLHGSSIADALLDHAAHNGVSTLVLGRTRERPLARMFNRTLTQQLIQRGAHYEITIISTPQARARSRREGLLPPGRGISYEPVQALIATALACAVAWLAERWVGMADLSMVFIVAVVLVAARTRASVAVMAAILCFLAYNFLFIAPRFTFAIGARQGVITVFLFLAAALVAGRLASRLRMQVIALRAANRHARARQQLGRQLASAAGNGEVAQAGRHALEQAMDVPAWLRIGADTATGGRSQPGDTDLAAADWALRHGQPSGRFTDTLAGAQWWFLPLLDGEDRAIGVAGLYLPGAQARLLPEQRQLAEAMVDDIAQAALRTRLVAELEQAHVSNETERLRSALLSSVSHDLRSPLAAMIGSADSLASYGGAMDSADRRALLDTILVEGERLDRYIQNLLDMTRLGHEGLKINRDWIGVDELIGSAARRLQRYQPKVRLELDIPPTLAPIWVHPALVEQAVFNVMENAAKFSPPDAAVQVQARELDGQLRIDVIDAGPGIPDDERARIFDMFYSVERGDRGRHGTGLGLTICQGMIGAHGGSVQALPGRDGRGTLIRITLPLLKPASHDEPDSD, from the coding sequence ATGACTGATGTGCGTACCCGCCAGGCCGATGCCCTGGTGGAAGGCCTGCAACGCGAAGCCGGCGGCAAGCTGACCGTGTTCCTCGGTGCGGCGCCGGGGGTGGGCAAGACCTACACCATGCTGACCCGCGCGCAGGAACAGCTGCGCCGTGGTGTCGATCTGGTGGTCGGGCTGGTGGAAACCCACGGCCGGGCCGATACCCAAGCGCTGCTGGAAGGCCTGCCGCAGCTGCCGCTGAAGGATGTGGCCTACCACGGCCACGCCCTGCAGGAGATGGATCTTGACGCCGTGCTTGCACGGCGTCCTGCGCTGGTGCTGGTGGACGAGCTGGCGCACCGCAATGCGCCGGGCAGCCGCCACGAGCGACGCTGGCAGGATGTGATGGAACTGCTGGACGCCGGCATCGATGTCTGGACGACGGTCAACATCCAGCATCTGGAAAGCCTCAACGATGTGGTGATGCGCATCACCGGCGTGCGGGTCAGCGAGACAGTGCCGGACGGCGTGCTCGATCGCCTGCATGACATCGTGCTGGTCGACCTGCCGCCTCGCGAGCTGATCGCGCGCCTGCAGCAGGGCAAGGTGTACGTGCCCGAGCAGGCCGCGCAGGCGTTGCAGGCGTTCTTCTCGCCCGCCAATCTGACCGCACTGCGCGAGCTGGCGATGCAGGAGGCGGCCGACCGCGTTGACAGCAGCCTGCGCGAGACCCGTGCCGCACGCGGCGAAGGCAACCTGCCGCTGCGGCGTGGCGTGCTGGTGGCCATCGATGGGGGTGGCCAGAGCGAATACCTGGTGCGGGTGGCGCGGCGCATCGCCGAACGCCGCGACGCACCGTGGACGGTGGTGACCGTGCAGAGCCGGCGCCAGGACGAGGCGACCCGGCGCGAGATCGATGCGGCCTTCGCGCTGGCGCGGCGGCTGGGCGGTGACGCCGAACTGCTGCACGGCTCCAGCATCGCCGATGCCCTGCTCGACCATGCCGCGCACAATGGTGTATCCACTCTGGTGCTGGGCCGTACCCGCGAACGGCCGCTGGCACGGATGTTCAACCGCACGCTGACCCAGCAGCTGATCCAGCGCGGCGCGCACTACGAGATCACCATCATCAGCACCCCGCAGGCGCGCGCGCGATCGCGACGCGAAGGCCTGTTGCCGCCCGGGCGCGGCATCAGCTACGAGCCGGTGCAGGCGCTGATCGCCACCGCGCTGGCCTGTGCCGTGGCGTGGCTGGCCGAGCGCTGGGTGGGCATGGCCGACCTGTCGATGGTGTTCATCGTGGCGGTGGTGCTGGTCGCCGCGCGAACCCGCGCCAGCGTGGCGGTGATGGCGGCGATCCTGTGCTTCCTCGCCTACAACTTCCTGTTCATCGCGCCGCGCTTCACCTTCGCCATCGGTGCGCGCCAGGGCGTGATCACCGTGTTCCTGTTCCTGGCCGCGGCACTGGTGGCCGGCCGCCTGGCCTCACGCCTGCGCATGCAGGTGATCGCGTTGCGCGCGGCCAACCGCCACGCCCGCGCGCGCCAGCAGCTGGGCCGCCAGCTGGCCAGCGCGGCCGGCAATGGCGAGGTGGCGCAAGCCGGGCGGCACGCGCTGGAACAGGCCATGGACGTGCCGGCGTGGCTGCGGATCGGCGCCGACACCGCCACCGGCGGCCGCAGCCAGCCAGGCGACACCGATCTGGCGGCCGCCGATTGGGCCCTGCGCCACGGTCAGCCCAGCGGTCGCTTCACCGATACCCTGGCCGGCGCGCAGTGGTGGTTCCTGCCGCTGCTGGATGGCGAGGACCGCGCGATCGGCGTGGCCGGACTGTATCTGCCCGGCGCCCAGGCACGCCTGTTGCCCGAGCAGCGCCAGCTGGCCGAGGCGATGGTCGACGACATCGCCCAGGCCGCGCTGCGCACCCGTCTGGTGGCCGAACTGGAACAGGCGCACGTCAGTAACGAGACCGAGCGCCTGCGCTCGGCGCTGCTCTCCTCGGTATCGCACGATCTGCGCTCGCCGCTGGCGGCGATGATCGGTTCGGCCGACAGCCTGGCCAGCTATGGCGGGGCGATGGACAGCGCCGACCGCCGCGCCCTGCTGGACACCATCCTGGTCGAGGGCGAACGCCTGGACCGCTACATCCAGAACCTGCTGGACATGACCCGGCTCGGCCACGAAGGCCTGAAGATCAACCGCGACTGGATCGGCGTGGACGAGCTGATCGGCTCGGCGGCGCGGCGCCTGCAGCGCTACCAGCCGAAGGTGCGGCTGGAGCTGGACATTCCGCCCACGCTGGCGCCGATCTGGGTGCACCCGGCACTGGTCGAACAGGCGGTGTTCAACGTGATGGAGAACGCCGCCAAGTTCTCCCCGCCCGACGCCGCCGTGCAGGTGCAGGCGCGCGAACTGGACGGGCAGCTGCGCATCGACGTGATCGATGCCGGCCCCGGCATTCCCGACGACGAGCGCGCACGCATCTTCGACATGTTCTACAGCGTCGAGCGCGGTGACCGCGGCCGCCACGGCACCGGCCTGGGACTGACCATCTGCCAGGGCATGATCGGCGCGCATGGTGGCAGCGTGCAGGCGCTGCCAGGACGCGATGGTCGCGGTACCCTGATCCGCATCACCCTCCCCCTGCTCAAGCCAGCGTCCCACGATGAGCCCGACTCCGACTGA
- a CDS encoding response regulator transcription factor: MQPRIIIADDHPVVLHGIRIVLQAHLMDVVGAARDGAGLLHLVERETCDAVLTDLSMPGTGPDGPELIGELQARHPALPVVVLTGARHPGLLDGLLRDGVGGLVDKCADFGQLPQALNAAMAGQVFVSPHLRHHLEARDLMFAREPSALSAREQEVLDLLAAGLKVNAIAAHCGRSPKTISRQKAEAKRKLGLQTNQELFAYLQRRRD; this comes from the coding sequence GTGCAACCGCGCATCATCATCGCCGACGACCACCCCGTCGTCCTGCACGGTATCCGCATCGTGCTGCAGGCCCATCTGATGGACGTGGTCGGCGCCGCCCGTGACGGCGCCGGGCTGCTGCACCTGGTGGAACGCGAAACCTGCGACGCCGTGCTGACCGACCTGTCCATGCCCGGCACCGGCCCTGATGGCCCCGAGCTGATCGGTGAACTGCAGGCGCGCCACCCGGCGCTGCCGGTGGTGGTGCTGACCGGCGCCCGCCATCCGGGCCTGCTTGATGGCCTGTTGCGCGACGGCGTGGGTGGCCTGGTCGACAAGTGCGCCGATTTCGGCCAGCTGCCGCAGGCGCTGAACGCGGCGATGGCCGGCCAGGTCTTCGTTTCGCCACACCTGCGCCACCACCTTGAAGCGCGCGACCTGATGTTCGCGCGTGAGCCGTCGGCGCTGTCGGCGCGCGAGCAGGAAGTGCTGGACCTGCTGGCGGCCGGCTTGAAGGTCAATGCCATTGCGGCCCATTGCGGCCGCAGCCCGAAGACGATCAGCCGGCAGAAGGCTGAAGCCAAGCGCAAGCTGGGCCTGCAGACCAACCAGGAACTGTTCGCCTATCTGCAGCGCCGGCGCGATTGA
- the argS gene encoding arginine--tRNA ligase: MKNLLRALISQGIEALRANGTLPADSLPPDFVVERPKTRDHGDFATNAAMLLAKAARSNPRALAQALVEALPRSEDVSKVEIAGPGFINFHLAPAAYQREAASVIKEGHDYGRNLSGNGRTVGVEYVSANPTGPLHVGHGRAAAIGDCVARVLDANGWNAKREFYYNDAGVQIENLALSVQARVKGIAPDQDGWPEGGYRGEYIADVARAYMTGASVDLEGTLVVGAKDPDDMQAIRRFAVAYLRNEQNLDLAAFGVDFDIYFLESSLYADGKVAEAVAKLQASGHTYEEGGALWLRSTDFGDDKDRVMRKSDGTFTYFVPDVAYHLSKWQRGYERAITELGADHHGSLARVRAGLQAMEVGIPQGWPEYVLHQMVTVMRGGEEVKLSKRAGSYFTLRDLIEEAGRDATRWFLIARKPDSQLTFDIDLARQQSNDNPVFYVQYAHARVCSLLRQAQEKGLVYEQGNGLANLARLGDDASLALMNEISRYPEVVEAAGVALEPHLVAQYLRELAHAFHTWYHGTPVLVDDSVERNAKLTLACAARQVLANGLELLGVSAPEKM, encoded by the coding sequence GTGAAAAATCTCCTCCGCGCCCTGATCAGCCAAGGCATCGAAGCCTTGCGCGCCAATGGCACCCTGCCCGCCGACTCCCTGCCGCCGGACTTCGTGGTCGAGCGCCCGAAGACCCGCGACCATGGCGACTTCGCCACCAACGCCGCGATGCTGCTGGCCAAGGCCGCGCGCAGCAATCCGCGCGCACTGGCCCAGGCGCTGGTCGAGGCGCTGCCGCGCAGCGAGGACGTCAGCAAGGTCGAGATCGCTGGCCCGGGCTTCATCAATTTCCACCTGGCCCCGGCCGCCTACCAGCGCGAAGCCGCGTCGGTCATCAAGGAAGGCCATGACTACGGCCGCAACCTGTCCGGCAATGGCCGCACGGTGGGTGTGGAGTATGTGTCGGCCAACCCGACCGGTCCGCTGCACGTCGGCCACGGCCGCGCCGCCGCGATCGGCGACTGCGTAGCGCGCGTGCTCGATGCCAACGGCTGGAACGCCAAGCGCGAGTTCTACTACAACGACGCCGGCGTGCAGATCGAGAATCTGGCGCTGTCGGTGCAGGCCCGCGTGAAGGGGATCGCCCCGGACCAGGACGGCTGGCCGGAAGGCGGCTACCGCGGTGAATACATCGCCGACGTCGCCCGCGCCTACATGACCGGCGCCAGCGTCGACCTGGAGGGCACCCTGGTGGTCGGCGCCAAGGATCCGGACGACATGCAGGCGATCCGTCGCTTCGCTGTGGCCTACCTGCGCAACGAGCAGAACCTGGACCTGGCCGCGTTCGGCGTCGACTTCGACATCTACTTCCTGGAAAGCTCGCTGTACGCCGACGGCAAGGTTGCCGAAGCGGTGGCCAAGCTGCAGGCGTCCGGCCACACCTACGAGGAAGGCGGCGCGCTGTGGCTGCGCAGCACCGACTTCGGTGACGACAAGGACCGCGTGATGCGCAAGTCCGACGGCACCTTCACCTACTTCGTTCCGGACGTGGCCTACCACCTGTCCAAGTGGCAGCGCGGCTACGAGCGCGCGATCACTGAGCTGGGCGCCGACCACCACGGTTCGCTGGCGCGCGTGCGCGCCGGCCTGCAGGCCATGGAAGTGGGCATCCCGCAGGGCTGGCCGGAATACGTGCTGCACCAGATGGTCACCGTCATGCGTGGCGGTGAGGAAGTGAAGCTGTCCAAGCGTGCCGGCAGCTACTTCACCCTGCGCGACCTGATCGAGGAAGCCGGCCGCGATGCCACCCGCTGGTTCCTGATCGCGCGCAAGCCCGATTCGCAGCTGACCTTCGACATCGACCTGGCCCGCCAGCAGAGCAACGACAACCCGGTGTTCTATGTGCAGTACGCGCACGCGCGCGTGTGCAGCCTGTTGCGCCAGGCGCAGGAGAAGGGCCTGGTGTACGAACAGGGCAACGGCCTGGCCAACCTCGCCCGCCTGGGCGACGACGCCTCGCTGGCGCTGATGAACGAGATCTCGCGGTACCCGGAAGTGGTGGAAGCGGCCGGCGTGGCGCTGGAGCCGCACCTGGTGGCGCAGTACCTGCGTGAATTGGCGCATGCGTTCCACACGTGGTATCACGGGACGCCAGTGCTGGTGGACGACAGTGTTGAGCGCAATGCCAAGCTGACCCTGGCCTGCGCAGCACGCCAGGTGCTGGCCAACGGCCTCGAACTCCTGGGCGTCAGCGCCCCGGAAAAAATGTAA
- a CDS encoding response regulator transcription factor — MSPTPTDASAPAPRVLVIDDETQIRRFLDISLRAQGYQVRQAENGQQGLQMAASEDMDLVILDIGLPDMEGHEVLEQLRQWSQVPVIMLTVRAGETEKVRALDNGANDYVTKPFGTQELMARVRALLRTRSVPTDGTPPVFDDGHLHVDLVRREVALDGEPVALTRKEYALLSLLLRNAGRVVTQPQILQEIWGPTHQHDTHYLRILVGKLRHKLGDSALDSRYLFTEPGVGLRFKG, encoded by the coding sequence ATGAGCCCGACTCCGACTGATGCCAGCGCGCCGGCCCCGCGCGTGCTGGTGATCGATGATGAAACCCAGATCCGCCGGTTCCTGGACATCAGCCTGCGCGCGCAGGGCTACCAGGTGCGCCAGGCCGAGAATGGCCAGCAGGGACTGCAGATGGCGGCCAGCGAAGACATGGACCTGGTGATCCTGGACATCGGCCTGCCGGACATGGAAGGCCATGAGGTACTGGAGCAGCTGCGGCAGTGGAGCCAGGTGCCGGTGATCATGCTGACCGTGCGTGCCGGTGAAACGGAAAAGGTGCGGGCGCTGGACAACGGCGCGAACGACTATGTGACCAAGCCGTTCGGTACCCAGGAACTGATGGCAAGGGTGCGGGCGCTGCTGCGCACCCGCAGCGTGCCGACCGACGGCACGCCACCGGTGTTCGACGATGGCCACCTGCACGTGGACCTGGTACGCCGCGAAGTGGCGCTCGATGGCGAGCCGGTGGCGCTGACCCGCAAGGAATACGCGCTGCTGTCGCTGCTGCTGCGCAATGCCGGGCGGGTGGTGACCCAGCCGCAGATCCTGCAGGAAATCTGGGGCCCGACCCACCAGCATGACACCCACTACCTGCGCATCCTGGTCGGCAAGCTGCGGCACAAGCTGGGCGATTCGGCACTGGATTCGCGCTACCTGTTCACCGAACCAGGCGTGGGATTGCGGTTCAAGGGGTGA